The Equus asinus isolate D_3611 breed Donkey chromosome 15, EquAss-T2T_v2, whole genome shotgun sequence genome includes a window with the following:
- the MMP24OS gene encoding protein MMP24OS, with amino-acid sequence MGGQVSGGQGVPEPAQPQPQPQPQPAAPEGPQRPPPEPGPWGPLDDVRFLIVCTSWY; translated from the coding sequence ATGGGCGGTCAGGTGAGCGGCGGCCAGGGCGTCCCGGAACCAgcgcagccccagccccagccccagccccagcctgcagCGCCCGAGGGCCCTCAGCGGCCCCCGCCCGAGCCTGGCCCTTGGGGGCCGCTGGACGACGTGCGCTTCCTCATCGTCTGCACCTCCTGGTACTGA
- the EIF6 gene encoding eukaryotic translation initiation factor 6 has translation MMHCKHDGGGARRGCDESVCNHRVIPGAGARVTACVAACAMLFRKSPKAEAETETYLRQRGRSCRVRRLRLLGEPVWKEPVWKETERPPGLMAVRASFENNCEIGCFAKLTNTYCLVAIGGSENFYSVFEGELADTIPVVHASIAGCRIIGRMCVGNRHGLLVPNNTTDQELQHIRNCLPDSVQIRRVEERLSALGNVTTCNDYVALVHPDLDRETEEILADVLKVEVFRQTVADQVLVGSYCVFSNQGGLVHPKTSIEDQDELSSLLQVPLVAGTVNRGSEVIAAGMVVNDWCAFCGLDTTSTELSVVESVFKLNEAQPSTIATSMRDSLIDSLA, from the exons ATGATGCACTGCAAGCATgatgggggcggggccaggcggggTTGCGACGAGTCCGTTTGCAACCATAGAGtcatcccaggggctggagctagAGTGACCGCATGCGTGGCGGCGTGCGCCATGCTCTTCCGGAAGTCTCCCAAGGCGGAGGCGGAAACGGAAACCTACCTCAGGCAGAGAGGGAGGTCTTGCCGCGTGAGGAGGTTGCGGTTACTTGGTGAGCCCGTGTGGAAGGAGCCCGTGTGGAAGGAGACTGAAAGG CCCCCAGGTCTCATGGCGGTCCGAGCGTCGTTCGAGAACAACTGTGAGATCGGCTGCTTTGCGAAACTCACCAACACTTACTGCCTGGTGGCCATTGGAGGGTCCGAGAACTTCTACAG TGTGTTCGAGGGCGAACTCGCCGATACCATCCCCGTGGTGCACGCGTCGATCGCTGGCTGCCGCATCATCGGGCGCATGTGTGTGG GGAACAGGCATGGTCTCCTGGTGCCCAACAACACCACTGACCAGGAGCTACAACACATTCGCAACTGCCTCCCAGACTCAGTGCAGATTCGGCGAGTGGAGGAGCGGCTCTCAGCCCTGGGCAATGTCACCACCTGCAACGACTATGTGGCCTTGGTCCACCCagacctagacagg GAGACAGAGGAAATCCTGGCTGATGTGCTCAAGGTGGAAGTCTTCAGACAGACAGTGGCTGACCAGGTGCTAGTAGGGAGCTACTGTGTCTTCAGCAATCAGGGAGGGCTGGTACATCCCAAGACTTCAATTGAAGACCAGGATGAGCTGTCTTCTCTTCTTCAGGTCCCACTTGTG GCGGGCACTGTGAACCGAGGCAGTGAGGTGATCGCTGCTGGGATGGTGGTGAACGACTGGTGTGCCTTCTGTGGTCTGGACACAACCAGCACAGAGCTGTCAGTGGTGGAGAGTGTCTTCAAGCTGAACGAAGCCCAGCCTAGCACCATTGCTACCAGCATGCGGGATTCTCTCATTGACAG cctTGCCTGA